In Arachis hypogaea cultivar Tifrunner chromosome 7, arahy.Tifrunner.gnm2.J5K5, whole genome shotgun sequence, the genomic window aaaattttataattttcagatttatatatactcaatttatgtattttatgttattttacttTAACAAAAATTGAGACGTgcatttttcattatttatttagaaagtatagcaaatgagttatatcaattataattaattatcgataattgatattaattaattgattgtattaatttataagataaataatgtataataaatattgtgaaattaattataataaattaataattaataaataaaaactaaaagagacttttttattgttttttaatagttacatgtttttataattttactttccctttatctcttcctttcatatttatttattttaatttattgaactaatcaattatactaattatttgtattaactaattaaatactTTTTAATGAGTTATTATAATTGTGCCTTTAGACCAtaggttaaaaatattataaaaaatattttatgaaagttgttgaaaaataaatatttttaaaatgtgaccttaagacacaaattaactaaattattttttaatttaatgtgtttaattcattcaattgtattaattataactaatcaattatgtaatttgatttgattaggataaatatttcatcatttaatattttatttgattcattaaattacattaattataacttcaaatatttaatttaattagagtaaatatcaaattattttaaatttttttattcattaaatcaaattaattataactaatttattatttaatttgatcgagataaatattaaattatttaataaataatatataaagcaataaaataaatgaactcaattaattcaatttattatcttattattttatatatccctTTTTTCCTTCTCTATTTTGTACTTTATGTAAagtatttgtaatttttatttttgttttttatcttaattttgctaatatttttttatgattttgttttatattaattcttttttatttattttgattgataattcttaagggtactattattttatttgaagataatttaaattttttataatatttttataaaagttgattaataggttcttttttaaaatattatttttgaaattttttaataagattgtattttaatttttctctttcattctttgtattaattaattatattaatcttctattacaatacattttttatctactcctcacattatcttttctatcttcttttacgttttttaattactctttttaatttatttttaattatttattttacttttacttctcatatATAGATTTACTATAATTCATCAaggttcttttttaatttaagtgattttttaggttatattataccattgatgcttttattttgtttagtgtatttttttagtctgtgtttaatataataatttgtaaatatctattctattatataaaaattaaatttttgcatttaatgataaaaatattgtGGCATATTTTTTAtggtgttttttatttatttcttttaactcattaaatttaatttattataataagttAATGATATCAACtcattgatttgattaattatttaaatatcatataatttattataatttctatcaatcaattaattgtaattcaaattgaatgattattttattACGAAATCATTtttttctaatctatttataggcaatacatatattaattataatcgtaaattaagctattttacattaaatgacttatataatagtcatctcatttattatcataaatgttgaattaaataagtcattattatttttgatttaaaattaaatgagaataaaaccaaagatactattttatttggcctttcgggtttaatgggtgtcacactcagatataaatagtgacttccgAATTTTGGTCTCCAATACATCAAAACCACCTTCTTAACTCTTTTTCCATAAGAGGAATTGCGATTCAACTCTATCAGGGATACAGAAGGTTTTCAAAGAACAAGAGAATGGTCTGAATTTCCACGAATTCTAAATGTTTGAACTTACGATGttgtttcagttggttgtcgttacgagaaggactctaatctatacgtgtctaaggattagaatatattaaatattatttaagtaatatatttctaatattggtatttgattaaattagttttagaaaaatttaaattgttgactcaatttatatattatgactattttttttgaatatattatttttatattttttaatataaaatttcttttttttctaatttttaagtttattttctttcttggatatatgtatcactttttttcctttttatatttcatattagtaatgtaattattaagaaaaacgtatttaaaaaaataaatattaaaacatcactatttaaaaaaaaagaaagatacgtgaaaaaaagaaaaacaaaaaattaaaacatcactattaaAAAAAACTGTTAATATGCGTATGAATGTGGTCGAAATTGATGAATATatatggatataaaaaataaaaaattattgcaccattttagaataaaaaataatcatatatatatataacgaaataattataataaaaaattaatatatataatttaaatatttttaataaccagTAACatagaatttaacaaaatataattcatatatttttttatttatgtatatgtatatatattaagaaaaactaccgtaatatatatatagaatcatttaacaaaatttatataaGGTTATGAAAAGTCCTATCTAAATTTGACAAGAATAgacgatttatatagaaatggttctcatggataataagataagttgattatttttcatgattctttcaagtgatgctaggtccattttataaatatcttttgttcatattttaagtttatttgataagtaaacccttgCACGAATAAAAAATAgtgctaatagcctttatatttaatttattttatagtgtgataatagtcaatatatttgttggtggatttaactattaccaacaaatatatataggtaaaattaatcaaattattataaaataaattggtaaaaaaattttaattgtaatttattatgttatttatttatttttccttaatttaatacttttaattcatttttttttcaattaaatgttATTGGACTCTTGACTGAAAAAGAAGAGCTTATATATATCATGATCAAAAATAAGAAGAAGTGACCATTATATTGtggttgatcttcatgatttggagtatgtgaaattttaatatttcacaatAAGATTTTGTTTTGTAACAATTAtctatacatatgcaaaatattttatctttttcattataTATTACTACTTATTTCACTACTTCTTgcttttatttagaaatgaaaaaaataaactacacaCTTTGAGATCAATTTACAactcaattatttaattatttatgtgaTCACCAAACAACTGAATACATATTTGTTCTCTAATTTGCAAAATTTAATAAAGACATTGGCATGGGAAGCATATtggtttaactttttatttaacatatttgtttatgttatatttgtaatcatattatatctatttacGAATATATCTTTTTAGAAAATACTCTTAGTATTAGCATATATagtgtattaaataaatatttgtagttttaaattatttattatttattagagaattttgtgcattagaattctctaataatttgttATTCATTTTaagctgattttgatatgttcttatttcatggtaaaacaacatataaaaatttgttggtaaAAAGTATTACTAGGTTATTTATGATTACATtaagtatatatgtctgatttattaaaaaaaataaattactaaaactgattaataattattttagagtTGATATACTTAACACTAGATTAAAAAAACGAACAATGtataacatgttacttttttattagtTAACAATTCATAATtaatgttacttttttattagtcaaattaatttttttttacgtgaattctttttttctctcaaataaatttattctaattatattacaattagctcaagaataatgcatgattatattaatttaagaaaatatcttcattataattatatcaaatcaatatttaatgcgttattaaactacttattaataatcaatatttttaatcattctaattataccaattgatatagttctaattcttattcaagtgcaataattttattaggagatAGTTGATACACACATTAATAGTGACCCATTTAATTGATATCAATtagtagataataataataataataataatgtctatatggtacatgcattatattttaaaaaagtagaatatattttaaaaaaattagggtatcaataatcaattgtgattaatatcaatattaataattaattcttataattatttttatactactaaaagctacatatagtatttttttgtagaataaaaaaggtTGTGATTCATAATATTTTCGTAAAGTTATATCGTATGGACACaagattaattagataacaaattgaattttaattaatattttttattttctactcatatttttcattaattattttactttttatatttacagtaaatattgaatataaaaaagaaaaaaataatattgaatattatctattttatttatttaaagtcataattaaatttgatataattataataagtaTCTAGAataataataacatgatactataattttaagttgtataatataataaaaaaatgtagcaatttatgtatgctttctatatagcaataatattatatatatttatatatatatatatatatatatatatatatcctcttttagctctttcctaaaaatattggcatataattaatgtcgataacatatatattaagtaagtatctctattgaattaatcataaatgttaataaaatataatggcaTAAATTTACCTAATTGTAGCAACTAGCAAGTATTTCCATTGAAATGATTCTCATGAATGATAagataagttgattattttccatgattctttcaagtgatgctaggtccattttataaatgttttttgtttatattttaagtttatttgataaacAAATCCTTGCATAAATTAAAGACCGtgcgattttatagatttataagtgctaatagtctttatatttaatttgttttatagtgtgataatagccaatatatttgttggtggatttaactatctctatattatttatgatcacattcagtatatatgtatgatttattgaagaaagtaaattattaaaatcgattaataagtattttagagttaatccaattaacactagattaaaaaatgcataatatattacttttttattaattaaattattatcatttaaattaatttaaaaaataatttaaaattataatttcaattttatcacgtGCATGACACGGGTAATTACACTTATTAGTGATTTATTTGTCAGTAATTTAACAATTCgaaaaattattagtgatttactctaaaattatttaaaaatttcaagttttagCCTGTTAAGGTATTCTTATCAAAccccttttaatttaaaaaaaaaatgcaaaagaaacaaagaagaaaactcCCTCTAAATTCCATCCATGTATCTGCTTTCTATTCCACCGTTTCAGAGGCAGCTGCCATTTTGAATGGAATGCTCTACCGTTACTGACAAACTACAGATTTTCTGCTTCcccatttaattattattagaaattaattacaattattttATTGTTGTCATTAACTACCTTTGTTTCCTTTGCTTCTACAcgcttaaataaaataaatctcgtCTATTCTCTTCTAGCCTCCATATATTATTTTGTTGAGTTGGCCTCAATCAGAGGTATTTGATTTGACTACCTCTTGTTGCTggcttttcaatttcattttgtttgttacTCTCTTGTTTTTTCTTCTAGCTGCTATATACTTATGTAGTTGTGGTGttgtgctatttatttatttattttaaaaaaaaagtcactGCAGATTTTATTTTTTGGGTAATGTTTGAAGGCTTGAAGCCACTTCAGTTCATAGAGCTGAAATGGCTACATCAAGTTAgggtcttatttttttttttacccctATTCTCTGCATCAGGCTACTGTTTCATTACGTTGGGTTCTGTAAATTTTCTACAAATGGTGCTATTcggttttgaattttataaaatgctttgaatgaaaagaaaaaagaagaaggaggagaaacaaATGAAATTGGGGTTTCCATGGTGTTTCAAGAACAGTGGGGGAATCTTGCCCATGATAACGGAGGTacaggatttcttcttcttctttttctttgattttattttatgaaaaatcTAAGGttcatttttataaaatttgtgttttaaatgttttcttcttcttgttcttcttcttttatttttttaatgaaaaactaAGGTTTATTCTTTCATTCTTATAAAATTTGTGTTTTAAATGTTTTCAAATTAATGAGATTGCTGAATATATTAAGTGTGTTTGTTTCCTTGGTTTGTATAGAAGTCTATGTTCTTTGACAAGCTGGAAAACTTTTCGAGCTCTTGCTTGTTCATATTTATTTCCTCTTTATAATGCCTGCAATTCATGGCTGCAGATAAATTCGCTGCAATTTCAACCTAACGTTAGATACTTAGATTGTTGGACCCATTGATGGATAAGAAGAGATGGTTATGGAAACATAACTCTTCCGAGAAGGGTCCTGGCGAAACCGATAGCTCAGGATCAGCATCATCTCATTCTGAGGTTTGTGTTTAGAGTTTGGTTCCTTTTTGATGTCTCATAAGCTGATTACAATGTTTAGATTCCTATTTGGTTCCTTTCTTGTATGGTAAACTTGAGATTCCTTGCTTGTTACCTTATTGCATGAGTTTAATCATTCCACTTAGTGGAATGCTAACAGAGCTTTTCAGTGGTTGTGCTTTCCTGTCTCTTGTTTTGTGTAACCTCATGTGACAAAAAGTGATTCCTTCAAGAAAGTTTTTGAACTAAAGCCCGGTGGCACAACTAATTGTTCCCTTTAAATTTATGCTTTAAGTGTAGCCATGGGGAAATAAATTAACTCAAGGTGATGATTTTTTTGGCTTTCTGTAGTTCTGTTCCTAACTCCCAAGCTCAAAAGataaaaattacatataattaACCAAATTGATCCATAAGGAATTTCAGATTAGACATTTTGGTCCCcaacaaatttttattctttGAAAGTCCTCATGAATTACTTTTGTCGGACAGATTGGTCTTTGTGTCATTTTGAAGAGGATCTTGAAGTGTATTTTTTGAGGACCTGAttgttttataataatatttgttagGAACTTATTTGTCTAATACGCATATTGAAAAATTGATTCAAAGCGATTCTGGGACTAATCTGTCCAATGAGAGGAATCCTCAGGgtcctttaaaaaataaaaatttgttgaagACTAAAGTGTCTAATCTAAAATTCTTTGGGACCAAATTGGGTGTttactttaaaattatttattgagTAAAGTGACAATTAGATCCTCGAAGATTTCGACCTAAAACTAATTAGTCcttgaagataaaaaaattacCAATTAGGTCTTCCACGATAGTAAATGGCGGACATGTATGTCCTTTCGTAAATGTATAGTGCAAAACGAAACGGAGTTGCCCATGTATTTCATTATCTATAGTGGTGCATGTCCTGTTGCTGTCACATGAGCATGAAAAGTTTTGGACAGTGAAACATtcattatcttttgaatttccaTATATAACCTTTATCAACTGCTCTTTATTTATCACAAATCCTACTAAAATTGGTGAAGTTTCTCTCCAAAAATTATTATCTACATAACAATTTTTCTTAAATAGACAAGTCACAGTAGTTAACGGTACATATAAGCACCACCGTTAAGTTTTACGTGATGAATTGATAGAAGGACATAACGTGTCTACCGGTTATTATCGTGGAGGACGAAACTGGTACTGTTTTTTCTTCGGGGGCTAATTAGTCTTGAGTCGAAATCTTCAGGTACCTAattgtttatttcatttttaattttgacaTGATTTGTTTGAATAAATCACTTGAAGGCATCGCTCATTGATGATTCAGGTTTGATGCAGCCATGCTCACTTATTTGAAACTATGTTCTCATTTTGCAGCCAGTATATATAGTAGCCAGTATATAGCCCCATTTTGATATATGTTGAGTTCATTGAATATGCTCTATactatcatataatttatttatgcCTTTCATCAACTAGGAGTAAATTTTTATCATGATTGTTTCGGGCATGTAAATTCACATAGAGAATAaagtttgtttaaatttttttcctttattcTGGTAATTCTAATAATTTTGCATTGTTGAAAGCAGGAAGGATCGAAGGAATCTCCAAATGGAAGTAGCCTGTCCCCTGCTGTCACCTCAAAAACCGCAGCCTGGGCAAATGATGCAAATTGTTCATTTTCTAATGAACAATTGCCTGTAGAAACTTCAAAACCTCTATCTACTGCAGGTATGATGAACGATGGTTTGCTAGAGAAAGATGAACATggagaaaatgaaaatataaaaaatgtagaGGAAGGTTATCTTATGTCGAAGAAGCTATCTGCAGCACTCGTCAATGTCAATACCAAAGAAGATTTGGTTAAGCAGCATGCGAAAGTTGCTGAAGAAGCCATTGCAGGTACAATTAGTGATAAGTAGATATTCCTCTATTACATTGGAGTAATTTTATAAATAACAGATGAATATAAAATATTGTTCGATTACCATTCCATCCTTGGCTTTTAGATATGCATTGTTGTATGCCTTGTGCCTACAAAACAATTCAGCAGCTGCTAAATTAGCAGCAAATTTAACAATAATTCCCTCTTCACGTTGGAGGATTAGGATTGAAGGACTTTTCGGAATCAAGGTTAAACTTCAATCGGAATGGTATATAGATTAAGGGGCACATGTAAAGACTTACACGTAGacaccaataaaaaaaaaatttcctattattgtttcttggtataccctctcttctcttcctcctgcttttggattctcttttaatttgattttttttaggcTGGGAAAAGGCTGAAAATGAAGTGTCATTTTTGAAGAAGCAACTTGAAGCAGCAACTCACAAGAGTTCCACTCTTGAAGATCGAGTCACCCATCTGGATGGTGCACTTAAGGAGTGTGTTAGGCAGCTAAGACAGACAAGAGAAAAGCAGGAAGAGAATATAGGTGATGCAATAGAACAGCGGACTTGTGACTTGGAATTGGCCAAAATTAAACTTCAGAGAAGAGTTTCTGAGCTCCAGAGCAAATTAGAGGCTTGTAATGCCAAATCTTCTGTTGATCTTGAATTGTGTCACAAGGTTGAGCTTTTGGAGAAAGAGAACATGGCTCTCCGGCAGGAACTCTTGGCTCAATCGGAAGAGCTGGAAATGAGGACAATTGAGAGAGATTTAAGTACTCAAGCTGCTGAGACAGCTAGCAAGCAACACTTAGAAAGCATCAAGAAAATAGCCAAGCTGGAGGCTGAGTGCCGGAGACTGAAGAGCATTGCTTCAAGAGCTTCTGTAGTTAATGATCATAAATCTACTGTTTCATCCTCGTTTTGTGTTGAGTCTTTCACAGACAGTCAATCAGACAGTGGGGAGCAACTTAATGCAGTTGAGATTGATACCCACAAGACAACCTGCTCAGACCCGAACAAGTGTGAGCTGAGTTGTTCTGATTCATGGGCATCTGCATTAATAGTCGAGCTTGATCAGTTTAAGAATGAAATGTCCCGACAAACTCCAACCAATTCTGTTAAACTTGATCTCATGGATGATTTTCTTGAAATGGAACGACTTGTTGCATTGCCTGAGACCAAGAATGAAAGCCATGTCCAGGAGTCAGTTGTTGACAATCACTGCATTATTGAAAAAAGCTCTCCCGGAGCACAGTTTGAGATCATGAATAAACAAATGGATGAACTAAGAGAGAAGTTAGAGAAGGTTGAATTGGAAAAAGCTGAACTAGAGATggctttgatgaaaagtgaagaGTCTATTAAGGAGTCGCAGCGTCAGATGAGTTACACAGAAAAGAAAGTGGAGGAGTTGCAAGAGGAACTTGAAAATGCCTACAAATCAAAAGAAATGATAGAAAATTACCTGATTAGCATGGAGGCAGAAGCTCAAACATTATCAGCAAAGGTTGATGTATTAGAAGCAGAGGTAGATAAGGAGAGGGCTGCGTCCGAAGAAATTGCGATGAAGTGTAAGGTGTTGGAACAAGAGCTACAAACCAAATTTGCAGAGGTTGACGTATTAGAAGCAGAGGTTAATAAGGAGAGGACTGCATCTGATAAAATGGTGACCAAGTGTAAGGATTTGGAGGAAAAGTTAAAATCTAAATCTGCAGATGTTGACATATTAGAAGCAGAGGTTAATAAGGAGAGGGTTGCTTCAGATAAAATCATGACCAAGTGTAAGGACTTGGAGGAAGAGCTAAAATCCAAATCTGCAAAGCTTGACTTATTAGAAGCAGAGGTAGATAAAGAAAGAGCTGTGTCagaagaaattgcaatgaaattTAAGGATTTGAAGGAACAGCTAGAAAGCAAGAAGCAGGAAGAGATACTTAGATCAACAAGTAGCTCTTATGCAGAAAAGAAGATAAAGCAGGTTGGTCATCATTTACTACTCTTAATTTCCTATTATCTAAAAATAGCTGGTGAACCTCGGATTTGCCACAACCGTCAGGTTATTGCGTCTTGAGGTCAACTACCCTCTCCAGACCTCACAAGGTTGGTGGGGAGGCTTGTGCACTCGGCACATTGTTTAATTTTTGCTAACGGAGGagccaaaagtggaaaaattgaAGAGCTTAATTCATTCAATGGATTAGAAACTTaaacttttcattttctttataaaATACTCCACTTTAGCTCCATAACAAATTCTATGGACACTCCCTAGCAAAACTTTTACATAACTTGGAGGaagtagttatatatatatatgcgagtAAGTTCTTGAACACTAACTCataataaaatcacttttattgtGAATATGTGTAAGTTTGAGGTGATGGAATGGTGTCTATCTAAGACTTTCAAATTCTGGCCAACTCATATAATGTATATGATCTCTGCTATGTCAGGAGGATCTAGCTCTGGCTGCCGGAAAGCTTGCGGAGTGCCAGAAAACAATAGCTTCCCTGGGGAACCAGTTAAAATCCCTAGCTACACTGGAAGATTTCTTTATTGACACTGCTAGCATTCCAGCAAGTCCGTCGCTTGTTGCTCAAGCCAGTGGCGAGTTATGGAAGCTGCATTCGAACGACACATTTTCACCGAAAAGAGATTCCAATATTTCAGGGTTGGCTGTTGGGAGCTCTGGCCAATCCTTAAACAAAAACGAAGAGAGCTTGCAGCCTTTGTCATCTTCATCAACTTCTTTGGCTGCCCTCACACCAAACCATGTCGGATCTGAGAAGAGTCGAAatggttttgcaaaatttttctcTAGAACAAAGAGTGGGATCAGATTGGAAATTTAGTTAGTGAAGATACAGTGACTTAACTGACAACTGTAGTGCAAGTCATTCTTTTCTAATGTTGTAAGAGATTGGTCTTCTAATTCAAAGAGCAGATTTAACAACACTAAATTCTTACCAAAAATACATGGCGAGTGCTATGGTGTAGATAGAAAATTTCTTCTACACCTATAGATGACACTTGTCGAGAGTTGAGATTGGTTTTGTGCTATGTTTAAACATGATATAGGAGACAATTTCCGGacatataaaaagttaaaaaacccAATACAACTTAGGATCGCAGTCTTCGAGGTCCCACTGCCGTTTGTATTAAATACACCTAATTAGTAGAATAATTAATAACAGGTTTCTTTCGATTTTTGTTGACAGAATTTCagcattttattataatattttagacATGGACTTTTGTTATGCTTTTCGCAATGACGTTGCAAAAAatagtgaataaataaaaaaaatacatataagtaCTACtaacatattaattttttaagcAAATGCTTACATCTCTCAAAGATAACATAGTGCTAGAAACAttctattcaaattttaaattatatttaatctaattcaaaacataatattttgatttttagtttgaaaaaactataatttcaaattctaaaaactacttaatttaaaataaaaggttCAAAATATTGTCAtttgaattttatatatttttttattctatattaTTCATATCCTGGTTCAAATTGACGAAAGTCAGGTCCTATAAAAATAAGAGTCCAACCCAAAGACCGGGCCTCCAATCTATACCCAACCTCTTTGAAGAGGTCGGACACCGCGAAAGAAACTAGTTCTACTTGTCCAAGTAAGTAACTGTCTCCGCGAATCTTTCTTACTATCTCTTTCTCAACTAAAAGATAGATTCtaacaaactcccaagataaagggaacgATTATTCACCACCAAAGGTGGAATTACTCCAACAAAAATAGTTATCgactctactataaatatactaacacccctcaggtataatttacgttctaatctactaaaaacctgcctaaaggccttgctaacttaagcatcggagtctcttataGGTACTACCCCCACCTCCTTACGAGGAACTCGGACGGTGGTGCCTCAACACGAGAACAAGTTGGATGCTACCTCATAAGGAGTTTGGACCTTACGTTCAAGCCCAAATCaacatttcaggtaaccctcggaacattggcaccttTGCCAGGGACCTGGATTCAACCTTGATAATAGCGGACCATCAATATAAAGATGGTCACACGGCGTCTGAATCAGAACTCGAATCTCAATAGGACGACCTCGCACTCTCAATACCTCCACCACGGGAGAGAATGCACGTTCCTCACGGAGAAGGAATATCCGGAAACCCCCAACCGAGGCAGATTCATTCAGAGATATATCCatcagaagaaaaagaaactcCACATCCCACTGAGATACTAGGTTTGGTTCATGGTCATGATAGACAATTGGATAAGCTTGAGTAAGAAGTTGAGTGTCAACGGAAAGTAGAACGGGAACTATGGAAAGAGGTGAAACTGTGAGAATAAAGGAAGGATAAGAGTAATTTTaggaagtaaaattaaaattgagttttAATAGAAGAGAACTCAAAATGTTTAGTAAGGAGTTTTTGTCGGAGAATTTTATTCCTATTCGTTGAAGTTATAGCATAGAGATACTATATATACGTCTCAAGAATTGTAATTgatatcatcaacaataacaactataTATACTCACATCttcttttcatattattattattattttattttatttccttttcttatATAGTGAGTGCATTATTGTGAGtagtgttcaatttcatattactttgtagctattagaagtcaaaattccgctgcagactcaacaattggtatcaagagccaacattatattattcattatttgagtggtaaaattcaattttgaatataatggCTTCTACTAGTAGTAATGTCAAAGTAGGCAAATATGAAATCGAAAAGTTCAATGGGAAAAATGATTtttcctattggaggatgcagaTGAAAAATCTGCTTATATCACAGAAGTTACACAAGGCACTGGCAGGAAAAGAGAAAAAGCCGGAGGAAATGAAAGATGAGGATTGGG contains:
- the LOC112703147 gene encoding filament-like plant protein, with the protein product MDKKRWLWKHNSSEKGPGETDSSGSASSHSEEGSKESPNGSSLSPAVTSKTAAWANDANCSFSNEQLPVETSKPLSTAGMMNDGLLEKDEHGENENIKNVEEGYLMSKKLSAALVNVNTKEDLVKQHAKVAEEAIAGWEKAENEVSFLKKQLEAATHKSSTLEDRVTHLDGALKECVRQLRQTREKQEENIGDAIEQRTCDLELAKIKLQRRVSELQSKLEACNAKSSVDLELCHKVELLEKENMALRQELLAQSEELEMRTIERDLSTQAAETASKQHLESIKKIAKLEAECRRLKSIASRASVVNDHKSTVSSSFCVESFTDSQSDSGEQLNAVEIDTHKTTCSDPNKCELSCSDSWASALIVELDQFKNEMSRQTPTNSVKLDLMDDFLEMERLVALPETKNESHVQESVVDNHCIIEKSSPGAQFEIMNKQMDELREKLEKVELEKAELEMALMKSEESIKESQRQMSYTEKKVEELQEELENAYKSKEMIENYLISMEAEAQTLSAKVDVLEAEVDKERAASEEIAMKCKVLEQELQTKFAEVDVLEAEVNKERTASDKMVTKCKDLEEKLKSKSADVDILEAEVNKERVASDKIMTKCKDLEEELKSKSAKLDLLEAEVDKERAVSEEIAMKFKDLKEQLESKKQEEILRSTSSSYAEKKIKQEDLALAAGKLAECQKTIASLGNQLKSLATLEDFFIDTASIPASPSLVAQASGELWKLHSNDTFSPKRDSNISGLAVGSSGQSLNKNEESLQPLSSSSTSLAALTPNHVGSEKSRNGFAKFFSRTKSGIRLEI